The following are encoded together in the Ralstonia insidiosa genome:
- a CDS encoding polysaccharide biosynthesis protein produces MNKLTIPLLALPRPAKRAVVVLLDICLSVVAVWIAFYLRIDQTGLPQLQQKYVYLLAPLLAFPLFVRFGLYRAIFRYTGMSALVSTAKAVSLYGVVFFLALLLFKWDGVPRSVGLIQPILFLLLVSTTRAMARFWLAGQLSKGHHHGIGRLLIYGAGEAGVQTALALAVVRQFVLLGFIDDDTSKIGRTINGLDIIGSEDVPDAVERMGVTDILLAVPSMGRARRNAIITKLRELPVHVRTLPGMVDLASGRVTVRDFQELDVEDLLGRAPVPPDEALLARNLANKTVLVTGAGGSIGSELCRQIMFERPHKLVLVDHSEFGLYSIHRELEGLHAEHRLSVEIVPLLASVGNLERLQDICRTHRPATVYHAAAYKHVPLVECNPSEGVLNNIFGTLNMARAAMESGAEYFVLVSTDKAVRPTNVMGASKRMAELVLQALAASDVIDFGLVHGNPGDVIQNRTVFAMVRFGNVLGSSGSVVPLFRRQLQEGGPLTVTHSEVTRYFMTIPEAAQLVLQAGAMAHGGEVFVLDMGQPVKVMDLARRIVQLSGLTLRDDHHPAGDIEIKITGLRPGEKLYEELLIGDNPEGTVHERIMKAHEQYVPWAQFAPVLTKLRLIAEEGDEDAIKEILRQHVHGYGPQVVDATCDEANV; encoded by the coding sequence GTGAACAAGCTTACGATTCCTCTGCTGGCGCTTCCTCGACCCGCGAAGCGGGCGGTAGTTGTCCTATTGGACATATGTCTGTCCGTGGTGGCCGTTTGGATCGCGTTTTATTTGCGGATTGATCAAACGGGACTCCCGCAGCTGCAGCAAAAGTACGTCTACCTACTTGCGCCGCTGCTAGCTTTCCCCCTGTTTGTGCGTTTCGGCCTGTATCGGGCGATCTTTCGCTACACAGGCATGTCCGCTTTGGTGAGTACCGCCAAAGCGGTGAGTCTTTACGGTGTGGTTTTTTTTCTTGCCCTTCTTTTGTTCAAGTGGGATGGGGTGCCGCGTAGTGTTGGCCTGATACAGCCCATTTTGTTTTTATTGCTGGTTAGCACGACCCGCGCGATGGCACGGTTTTGGTTGGCCGGGCAGCTGAGTAAAGGGCACCATCATGGCATTGGTCGGTTGTTGATCTACGGCGCAGGCGAAGCAGGCGTGCAGACCGCGCTAGCGCTCGCTGTAGTGCGTCAATTCGTATTACTGGGTTTCATTGATGACGACACATCCAAGATCGGTCGCACCATCAACGGCCTTGATATCATCGGATCGGAGGATGTGCCTGATGCGGTAGAGCGCATGGGCGTTACCGATATCCTGCTGGCAGTGCCTTCAATGGGGAGGGCACGCCGCAATGCGATTATCACGAAGCTGCGGGAGCTGCCGGTTCATGTTCGTACGCTACCCGGCATGGTTGATCTTGCTTCTGGGCGCGTCACGGTGCGCGATTTCCAGGAGCTGGATGTCGAGGATTTATTGGGGCGCGCTCCAGTGCCACCTGACGAAGCACTGCTGGCACGGAACCTTGCCAACAAGACAGTTCTAGTTACCGGCGCGGGCGGTAGTATTGGCAGCGAACTATGCCGCCAGATCATGTTTGAGAGGCCGCACAAGCTTGTGCTTGTCGACCATAGCGAATTTGGCCTGTATAGCATTCATCGAGAGTTGGAAGGGCTGCATGCAGAGCACCGCCTGTCTGTTGAGATTGTGCCGTTACTCGCAAGCGTGGGGAATTTGGAGCGTTTGCAAGACATCTGCCGCACACATCGGCCGGCGACTGTGTATCACGCTGCAGCCTATAAGCATGTTCCGCTCGTCGAGTGCAACCCATCCGAAGGTGTGCTGAACAATATCTTCGGTACGTTGAACATGGCACGCGCAGCTATGGAAAGCGGTGCAGAGTATTTTGTTCTTGTTTCAACCGACAAAGCTGTCCGCCCGACAAATGTCATGGGTGCATCAAAGCGAATGGCTGAGTTGGTGTTGCAGGCACTGGCGGCTAGCGATGTCATCGATTTTGGTCTCGTGCACGGCAATCCTGGCGATGTGATCCAAAACCGTACGGTGTTTGCAATGGTACGGTTTGGTAACGTGCTGGGCAGCAGTGGTAGCGTCGTACCGCTTTTCCGACGGCAGCTGCAAGAAGGTGGTCCACTTACTGTCACGCATTCCGAAGTCACGCGGTATTTCATGACAATCCCGGAGGCGGCGCAGTTAGTGCTGCAGGCGGGAGCCATGGCGCATGGCGGCGAAGTTTTTGTGCTTGACATGGGACAGCCAGTCAAGGTTATGGATCTGGCGCGGCGCATAGTGCAGCTCTCCGGCCTGACTCTTCGTGATGATCACCACCCCGCGGGTGATATTGAAATCAAGATCACTGGACTACGTCCGGGCGAAAAACTGTACGAGGAATTGCTGATTGGTGATAACCCCGAGGGCACCGTGCATGAACGGATTATGAAGGCGCATGAGCAGTATGTGCCTTGGGCCCAATTCGCTCCCGTCTTAACCAAGCTGCGATTGATTGCTGAAGAGGGCGATGAAGACGCAATTAAGGAAATTCTAAGGCAGCATGTTCACGGATATGGGCCACAGGTAGTGGATGCCACGTGCGACGAGGCTAACGTCTAG
- the asnB gene encoding asparagine synthase (glutamine-hydrolyzing) — protein MCGITGFLGGRQQGAGERAALVEAMANRIRHRGPDDSGAWCEEGIPLALGHRRLAIVDLSAAGHQPMMSGEGRYVIVFNGEIYNHLDIRAELQRSGHAVQWRGHSDTETLLAGFDIWGVDATVSRAVGMFAFALWDRQARALTLGRDRLGEKPLYYGWQGSGEARAFLFGSELKALQAHPVFERRIDRDALCLFMRYNNVAGTASIYEGIQKLSPGHLLTVSLDARDPVERAYWSGAEIALQGVNQPFSGSLTQAVDALDQLLRSAIRQQMMADVPLGAFLSGGVDSSTIVALMQAQSMRPVKTFSIGFHDDIYNEAEHAKAVASHLGTEHTELYVTAEQAMAVIPKLPTLYDEPFADSSQIPTYLVSELARQSVTVALSGDAGDELFCGYNRYQLTAALWGRLSRVPVGARALMARLLTHLSPQRLNALAASMPGARRWANIGEKIHKGAGVMAAGSAEELYLGMVSQWRDPEALVIGSVGQQTLFTLPDSITDGLSDVERMMALDMLTYLPNDILTKVDRAAMGCSLETRVPFLDHRVVEFAWQLPLISKLHSEGNGYTTKWALREVLYRYVPKALIERPKMGFGVPIDSWLRGPLRAWAEDLLDEGRLKREGFLNPVLVRQKWSEHLSGRRNWQHPLWCVLMFQAWLEENASAPVGLA, from the coding sequence ATGTGCGGAATTACGGGATTCCTGGGCGGAAGACAACAGGGCGCGGGCGAACGCGCTGCCCTCGTTGAGGCAATGGCCAACAGGATTCGCCATCGTGGTCCTGATGACAGCGGAGCGTGGTGCGAGGAAGGGATTCCGCTTGCCTTGGGCCATCGCCGGCTCGCCATTGTGGATCTGTCCGCAGCTGGCCACCAACCGATGATGTCTGGTGAAGGTCGCTATGTCATCGTCTTCAATGGCGAGATATACAACCATTTGGACATCCGGGCAGAACTGCAGCGCAGTGGTCATGCGGTCCAGTGGCGAGGGCATTCGGACACGGAGACGTTGCTGGCGGGCTTCGATATCTGGGGGGTCGATGCGACCGTCTCGCGGGCTGTCGGCATGTTCGCGTTCGCTCTATGGGACAGGCAAGCGCGAGCACTGACGCTAGGGCGTGATCGCCTTGGGGAGAAGCCTCTTTACTATGGCTGGCAAGGTAGTGGAGAGGCGCGCGCGTTTCTGTTTGGTTCCGAGTTGAAGGCACTGCAAGCGCATCCGGTCTTTGAGCGGCGAATCGATCGCGACGCACTGTGCCTGTTCATGCGCTACAACAATGTTGCCGGCACCGCCTCGATCTATGAGGGGATTCAGAAGCTATCGCCGGGCCATTTGCTCACCGTGTCACTCGATGCGCGCGACCCGGTGGAGCGGGCGTACTGGTCGGGTGCCGAGATAGCTCTGCAAGGCGTTAATCAACCGTTCTCCGGCAGTCTCACGCAAGCGGTAGATGCGTTGGACCAGCTGCTTCGGAGTGCCATTCGCCAGCAGATGATGGCGGACGTGCCGCTTGGCGCCTTTTTGTCCGGGGGCGTCGACTCGTCCACGATCGTGGCGTTGATGCAGGCACAGTCGATGCGCCCGGTGAAGACGTTCTCGATAGGTTTCCACGACGATATCTATAACGAGGCCGAGCATGCCAAGGCGGTGGCCAGCCACCTCGGGACGGAGCACACGGAGTTGTATGTGACGGCTGAGCAGGCGATGGCGGTCATCCCGAAGTTGCCAACGCTTTACGACGAGCCGTTTGCAGACTCCTCGCAGATTCCTACTTACCTAGTCAGTGAGTTGGCGCGGCAATCAGTGACGGTGGCGCTGTCTGGGGACGCAGGGGATGAACTGTTTTGCGGTTACAACCGTTACCAATTGACCGCTGCCCTATGGGGGCGTTTGTCACGGGTTCCGGTTGGTGCTCGTGCATTGATGGCGCGGTTATTGACGCATCTGTCACCCCAGCGTTTGAATGCGTTGGCGGCCTCGATGCCGGGCGCAAGGCGTTGGGCAAATATCGGCGAGAAGATTCACAAGGGCGCCGGTGTCATGGCCGCGGGGTCGGCGGAGGAGCTGTATCTGGGCATGGTTTCGCAGTGGCGAGATCCTGAGGCGCTCGTCATTGGTTCAGTTGGACAGCAGACGTTGTTCACCCTGCCGGATTCAATCACAGATGGCTTATCTGATGTCGAGCGAATGATGGCACTCGACATGCTGACTTATCTTCCGAACGATATCCTGACAAAGGTCGATCGTGCGGCAATGGGGTGTAGTCTTGAGACGCGGGTGCCGTTCCTTGATCATCGAGTTGTCGAATTCGCCTGGCAGCTCCCGCTGATCAGTAAATTGCATAGTGAAGGGAATGGTTACACGACCAAATGGGCGTTGCGGGAGGTGTTGTACCGCTATGTGCCCAAGGCGCTGATAGAGCGACCCAAGATGGGGTTCGGCGTGCCGATCGACAGTTGGCTACGGGGGCCGTTGCGTGCGTGGGCAGAAGATTTGCTGGATGAGGGCCGGCTCAAGCGAGAGGGCTTTCTGAATCCTGTTCTGGTTAGGCAGAAGTGGTCCGAGCATTTGAGTGGTCGCCGCAACTGGCAGCATCCTTTGTGGTGTGTGCTGATGTTCCAGGCATGGCTTGAAGAGAACGCTTCGGCTCCTGTGGGGCTTGCATGA
- a CDS encoding acetyltransferase, producing the protein MTRLALFGAGGHGKVVADAALKAGWSDIVFFDDAWPQRTINGHWPVAGNFDALMGHAHLFESVHVSIGNCSVRWRKQQELRAAGVTLATVVHPQACVSQFAQIGAGSVVMAGAVVNVDTVIGEACIINTGVTVDHDCHLAAGVHVCPGAHLSGGVTVGARSWIGVGAVVRQGISIGADTMIGAGAVIVKAVGDGLTMVGFPATPMRQRL; encoded by the coding sequence ATGACTCGACTCGCGCTCTTCGGTGCCGGCGGCCATGGCAAGGTTGTAGCCGATGCAGCACTTAAGGCAGGGTGGAGTGACATCGTCTTCTTTGACGATGCTTGGCCTCAACGAACGATCAATGGTCACTGGCCTGTGGCTGGGAATTTTGACGCGCTGATGGGTCATGCGCATCTCTTCGAGTCAGTGCATGTATCGATTGGCAATTGTTCTGTGCGCTGGCGGAAACAGCAGGAGCTTCGGGCAGCAGGAGTGACGCTTGCTACTGTTGTTCACCCCCAGGCGTGCGTCAGCCAATTCGCGCAGATCGGCGCGGGCTCCGTCGTGATGGCCGGAGCGGTTGTCAATGTAGATACCGTGATTGGCGAGGCTTGCATAATCAATACGGGTGTTACCGTCGATCATGACTGCCATCTTGCGGCAGGGGTACATGTTTGCCCTGGAGCGCATCTAAGTGGAGGCGTTACGGTTGGGGCGCGCTCATGGATTGGTGTTGGTGCAGTTGTGCGGCAAGGTATCTCCATCGGAGCCGATACAATGATTGGAGCTGGGGCCGTTATCGTGAAAGCCGTAGGCGATGGTTTGACTATGGTCGGCTTTCCTGCAACGCCTATGCGTCAGCGCTTATAG
- a CDS encoding sugar transferase, with protein sequence MKRTFDIVVSCFSLLVLAVPLLILVWLVRRKLGSPVFFRQVRPGLRGRPFQMVKFRTMTDERGPGGELLPDAERLTGFGKFLRSTSLDELPELWNVLKGEMSLVGPRPLLMEYLPLYSPEQARRHEIRPGVTGWAQVNGRNALSWDERFALDVWYVDNRSFWVDLKILWLTVRKVIVREGISASGEATMSKFTGKKP encoded by the coding sequence GTGAAGCGTACCTTCGATATTGTTGTTTCCTGCTTCAGCCTCCTGGTTTTGGCTGTGCCATTGCTGATACTTGTGTGGTTGGTGCGGCGTAAGCTGGGCTCCCCTGTCTTCTTCCGCCAAGTTCGGCCCGGGCTGCGCGGTCGACCATTTCAGATGGTCAAATTCCGGACGATGACCGATGAGCGTGGTCCAGGCGGCGAACTCCTACCCGACGCGGAGCGCCTGACCGGATTTGGGAAATTTTTGCGGTCGACAAGCTTGGACGAGCTGCCTGAGTTGTGGAATGTGCTCAAGGGTGAGATGAGTTTGGTTGGGCCACGTCCGCTGTTGATGGAATATCTACCCTTGTATTCCCCGGAGCAGGCTCGCCGCCACGAGATCCGACCCGGTGTTACTGGATGGGCGCAGGTGAACGGGCGCAATGCGCTTAGCTGGGATGAAAGGTTCGCGTTAGACGTCTGGTACGTTGACAATCGGTCCTTCTGGGTTGATCTGAAAATTCTGTGGCTTACAGTGCGCAAAGTCATCGTACGCGAAGGTATCAGCGCATCAGGTGAAGCGACAATGTCCAAGTTCACGGGCAAGAAGCCATGA
- a CDS encoding glycosyltransferase family 4 protein, which produces MKFLMIASFADSLIGFRAPLIAALQAKDLEVHVAAPDLPPDSPVRLQMEAQGLKVHEVPMHRTGTDPVADLRTFLALYGLIRRIRPFAVMGYTIKPVIYGMLAARAARVPRRFALITGLGYAFQQDEERSRLQRLVQRLYALSLARVDKVFFQNPDDQTLFRERAILKPAVPSCVVNGSGIDVSAFQVTPIPVGSVRFLLIARLIGDKGVREYAQAAKRVRARYPNTEFALVGWIDSNPGAITQAELDEWTADGCVTYLGRLSDVRPAIADATVYVLPSYREGTPRTVLEAMAMGRPIITTDAPGCRETVVDYENGFLIPVKSVEALEEAMLRFVETPALAAKMGLQSRKQAEEKYDVRKVNASMLQGMGFL; this is translated from the coding sequence ATGAAATTCTTGATGATCGCAAGCTTTGCGGATTCCCTGATCGGCTTCCGTGCGCCATTGATTGCTGCGCTTCAGGCGAAGGACTTGGAAGTGCACGTCGCAGCGCCGGATCTACCCCCGGATTCCCCAGTGCGCCTCCAGATGGAGGCGCAAGGACTTAAGGTGCACGAAGTACCGATGCATCGCACCGGCACGGATCCTGTTGCCGATTTACGCACGTTTTTGGCTCTGTATGGTCTGATCCGCCGCATTCGTCCTTTCGCGGTCATGGGTTACACAATCAAACCAGTCATCTATGGGATGCTGGCGGCGCGGGCGGCACGAGTTCCTCGCCGGTTTGCATTGATTACCGGGCTCGGTTATGCATTCCAGCAAGACGAAGAGCGAAGCCGGCTGCAAAGACTGGTGCAGCGGTTGTACGCGCTTTCATTGGCTCGCGTTGACAAGGTTTTTTTTCAAAATCCTGATGACCAGACGTTGTTTCGTGAGCGGGCCATCCTGAAACCAGCGGTGCCGTCATGTGTGGTCAACGGTTCGGGTATCGATGTGAGCGCTTTTCAAGTCACCCCTATTCCGGTGGGAAGCGTGCGCTTCTTGCTGATTGCGCGCTTGATCGGCGACAAAGGTGTGCGGGAGTACGCGCAGGCGGCCAAGCGGGTTCGGGCGAGGTATCCCAATACCGAGTTTGCGCTGGTCGGGTGGATTGATTCGAATCCGGGAGCAATTACACAGGCAGAGTTGGATGAGTGGACGGCCGACGGCTGTGTGACCTATCTTGGTCGATTGAGTGACGTGCGACCGGCCATTGCAGATGCGACGGTTTACGTTCTTCCCTCCTACCGGGAGGGGACACCTCGGACTGTGCTCGAGGCCATGGCCATGGGGCGGCCAATCATCACCACTGACGCGCCGGGGTGCAGGGAGACGGTGGTGGACTACGAAAATGGTTTTCTCATTCCAGTGAAGTCAGTGGAGGCTTTGGAGGAAGCCATGCTCCGTTTTGTTGAGACTCCAGCGTTGGCGGCGAAGATGGGGCTGCAATCGCGCAAGCAGGCTGAGGAGAAGTACGACGTGCGCAAAGTCAATGCGAGCATGCTGCAAGGGATGGGGTTTTTGTGA
- a CDS encoding DegT/DnrJ/EryC1/StrS family aminotransferase, translating into MLNTSFSPWPSFTDEEAESVKRVLLSNKVNYWTGTECRDFEKEFAQWVGTRHAIALANGTLALDVALKALGVGVGDEVIVTPRTFIASISCVVNAGATPVFADVEMESGNLSAATIARAITPRTKAVICVHLAGWPCDMDPIMALADQHSFKVIEDCAQAHGARYRGRSVGSIGHIGAWSFCQDKIMTTGGEGGMVTTNDEVLWRAMWSFKDHGKSYEAVYERQHPPGFRWLHESFGTNWRMLEMQGVIGRIQLHRMADWTARRTASAEAIWGACRPFGVVRVPEISAENIHAHYKCYVYVESSQLADGWTRDRIIDEICAAGVPCYQGSCSEVYLEKAFDNTGWRPTERLPVARALGETSIMFLVHPTLTDAEIAKTCAVLTDVLRRATR; encoded by the coding sequence ATGTTGAATACGTCTTTCTCCCCTTGGCCCAGTTTCACGGATGAAGAAGCTGAGTCGGTAAAGCGAGTGCTTTTGTCCAATAAGGTGAATTACTGGACTGGGACTGAATGTCGCGACTTTGAAAAAGAATTTGCCCAGTGGGTTGGAACACGTCATGCCATTGCACTCGCCAATGGCACGTTGGCACTGGATGTCGCCCTCAAGGCGTTGGGTGTTGGCGTGGGCGACGAGGTTATTGTGACGCCCCGCACTTTCATTGCAAGTATCTCGTGCGTGGTCAATGCCGGTGCAACGCCGGTCTTTGCTGACGTAGAAATGGAGAGCGGCAACCTGTCTGCCGCAACAATAGCGCGTGCGATTACGCCACGGACAAAGGCCGTGATTTGCGTGCATCTGGCAGGTTGGCCGTGTGACATGGATCCCATCATGGCACTAGCGGACCAGCACAGTTTCAAAGTCATCGAAGACTGCGCACAAGCACATGGCGCACGCTATCGCGGTCGCAGTGTTGGCTCCATCGGCCATATCGGTGCTTGGAGCTTCTGTCAGGACAAGATCATGACCACGGGGGGCGAAGGTGGCATGGTCACGACCAATGATGAAGTACTGTGGCGGGCAATGTGGTCGTTCAAGGATCACGGAAAAAGCTACGAGGCTGTGTATGAGCGGCAGCATCCGCCTGGGTTCCGCTGGCTGCACGAGAGCTTCGGTACTAACTGGCGCATGCTTGAAATGCAGGGCGTGATTGGTCGTATTCAACTGCACCGTATGGCCGATTGGACGGCACGGCGCACCGCCAGCGCTGAGGCGATCTGGGGTGCCTGCCGCCCATTTGGCGTGGTGCGTGTGCCGGAGATCTCAGCCGAGAATATTCACGCACACTACAAGTGCTACGTCTACGTTGAGTCGAGTCAACTGGCCGACGGCTGGACTCGTGATCGCATCATTGATGAAATCTGTGCCGCCGGGGTTCCTTGTTATCAGGGTTCGTGTTCGGAAGTCTATCTGGAGAAGGCCTTTGACAACACGGGTTGGCGGCCGACGGAGCGTTTGCCGGTGGCGCGCGCGCTTGGCGAGACCAGCATCATGTTCCTTGTGCACCCGACGCTGACCGATGCGGAGATTGCCAAAACTTGTGCCGTGCTGACTGATGTACTGAGGCGAGCCACTCGGTGA
- a CDS encoding glycosyltransferase family 4 protein: MVQYIPWLEREDIGVSTQEFFSDAMLNNRYRNGRYGYGALIDVYWKRICALVCGRGKGLLWIEKEALPWFPAWIERILLGHVPYVLDYDDALFHNYDLHSSRVVRAMLGRRIDTLMRGARLVIAGNDYLAQRARQAGARWVEIVPTVIDLNRYYVRNSSLSSDLLRIVWVGSPSTVQYLRLIETALVTLGRQVRFTLRVVGAEISMPGVDIECLPWSENSEVASITECDIGIMPLTDSPWERGKCGYKLIQYMACGLPVVASPVGVNSQIVRDGENGFLADTPEAWERALGQLLHQASSRECMGRAGRSRVEEEYCVQRVAPRLATLLKQAGAR; this comes from the coding sequence GAACGGTCGATACGGTTATGGTGCGTTGATCGACGTATATTGGAAACGGATTTGTGCTTTGGTTTGCGGTCGCGGGAAGGGACTATTGTGGATCGAGAAGGAGGCACTCCCGTGGTTTCCCGCTTGGATTGAGCGCATCCTACTCGGTCATGTCCCATACGTGCTCGACTACGACGATGCCTTGTTTCATAACTACGACCTTCATTCGTCCCGTGTGGTCAGGGCGATGTTGGGCAGGCGAATCGATACGCTCATGCGGGGAGCTCGGCTTGTGATTGCTGGTAACGACTATTTGGCGCAACGGGCCCGACAAGCCGGTGCTCGTTGGGTCGAGATTGTGCCGACAGTGATCGATTTGAATCGGTACTACGTACGGAACTCAAGTCTGAGTTCCGACTTGCTGCGAATCGTTTGGGTCGGCTCCCCCTCGACGGTGCAGTATTTGCGCTTAATCGAGACAGCTCTCGTGACCCTGGGGCGGCAGGTCCGCTTCACATTGCGGGTGGTGGGCGCCGAGATATCGATGCCGGGTGTTGATATTGAATGTTTGCCTTGGAGTGAAAATTCCGAAGTGGCTTCGATTACCGAATGCGATATCGGCATCATGCCGTTGACTGACTCGCCATGGGAACGTGGCAAGTGCGGATATAAGTTGATTCAATATATGGCTTGTGGCTTGCCCGTAGTGGCGTCCCCGGTTGGCGTGAACTCGCAGATTGTGCGGGACGGCGAGAATGGTTTTCTTGCCGATACCCCCGAGGCGTGGGAGCGCGCACTGGGGCAACTGTTGCACCAAGCTTCATCGCGTGAGTGCATGGGGCGTGCTGGTCGCTCACGCGTTGAGGAGGAATATTGTGTGCAGCGGGTCGCGCCACGGCTGGCCACGCTGCTAAAGCAAGCGGGGGCTCGCTGA